CAGAATGAGATAACAAAAGCACTGACAGAGATCATGCGGGGCATGGAATTTAGTATGATCGACGCAGTGCCCTCCGGCAGTGAAGGCCGAAGGCGCCTTCAGGAAATTGAGTATGATATGGTCATTATCAATACCCCCCTGGGCGATGAATTTGGTATAGAACTGGCCCTTGATACGATCGAAAAGTATCTGATCGGTGTTGTGCTTATCGTGAAAAACGAGCTGGTAGACCATGTGGAGGCCAAGCTGATGGACACGACGGCTTTCGTGGTGTCTAAGCCCATCAACCGCCAGCTTTTGACCCAGAACATCAAGTTTGTACTGAACTCAAAGGCAAAAATGCAGCGCCTTAAGGAACAGAACGAAAAACTGCAGAAAAAAATGGATGATATTAAGATCATTTACCGGGCCAAGCTGTGCCTGATGGGCTACCTGGACATGACCGAGGAACAGGCTCATCGTTACATCCAGAAGCAGGCCATGGACATGCGGATATCGCCCCGGCAGGTTGCCGAAAACCTTATACGGACCTATGAGCGTTAAAAAGATTTAAAGAACCTGTTTATTCCTCCGGAATAAGTGTATAAATACTAACAGAACGTCTTGTTTCAAGGAGGAATAAACAAAATGGGTAAATTAAAAGGAACGAAAACACTGGAAAATCTGATGAAGGCATTTGCAGGTGAAAGCCAGGCCCGCAACCGCTATACTTTTTTTGCGTCAAAAGCTAAAAAGGAAGGCTATGTTCAGATCCAGAACATTTTCCTGGAAACAGCAGCCAATGAAAAAGAACATGCGGAAATGTTCTATAAATACATCGTGGAAAATGAAGGTCTGGACGGAGAAGCCATGATGGTTGGTATTACTGCGGAATATCCTGTCAGCCTGAGCGACGACACCCGCACCAATCTGATCAACGCCGCTGCCGGCGAACGTGAAGAAT
The DNA window shown above is from Eubacterium limosum and carries:
- a CDS encoding ANTAR domain-containing response regulator; the protein is MSNVLLVCRQNEITKALTEIMRGMEFSMIDAVPSGSEGRRRLQEIEYDMVIINTPLGDEFGIELALDTIEKYLIGVVLIVKNELVDHVEAKLMDTTAFVVSKPINRQLLTQNIKFVLNSKAKMQRLKEQNEKLQKKMDDIKIIYRAKLCLMGYLDMTEEQAHRYIQKQAMDMRISPRQVAENLIRTYER
- the rbr gene encoding rubrerythrin — translated: MGKLKGTKTLENLMKAFAGESQARNRYTFFASKAKKEGYVQIQNIFLETAANEKEHAEMFYKYIVENEGLDGEAMMVGITAEYPVSLSDDTRTNLINAAAGEREEWSDLYNNFGKTAEEEGFKDIAATFKYIVEVEKAHEARYLKLAENIEKERVFKRSESVKWKCGNCGYISEGKEAPKVCPACKHGREYFELFVEAY